A stretch of Miscanthus floridulus cultivar M001 chromosome 13, ASM1932011v1, whole genome shotgun sequence DNA encodes these proteins:
- the LOC136500251 gene encoding receptor-like protein 36, translated as MMVAVFFLLPLVQVQYSLGFGIKNATTTNHAPFRCLAQEAAVLLKMKLSLSSVDYGELPKPLPSWQVGTDCCHNWMGVTCDHAGRVIALNLSFRLVGFLANVPMDISRHNNLVSLDLSGHSSLMLPEPSFQTIIANLSSLKELHLDGVLISSTAAECSKALAKSVSQLQILTMSICGLSGPIDSALSGLGSLTVIDFRGNNITFPDFFAHFPLLRVLSLDENHLSTFPLGILQLRYLEILSLSDTNLSGYIPYDIGNLTSLTQLYLGYGNIFSGRLPATVSNLTSLRRLDLESIDLSCNNFTGPIHFGDKVKLINLEFLDLSYNLLTQTIPGCLFTYPALKALDLRRNQFSGVLEEIPSPSRTLTCVDLSGNHLSGPVPRSFARFMALEILNIDYNNFSGTLHLSSYFRLRNLTLLSASNNKLLSAAWNASVQQIPQLDTLDLSCNHIQGEIPSWIWKKVDSLNLSHNMFTEIAQLPPGLYLMQKCHHGDNLRILDLSNNNFSGLLPTYLFNCNSLAVLRLRENNLTGAWPDSIKKGCTLRLIDMHGNQITGRMPRSLTNCQGLEFLDVGKNSIVDSFPFWLGELHDLFVLVLRTNLLHGTFFNLKEKENLTTNHFQNLQIIDLAQNNFDGALPENLFKNSRPMTNPTIIGDSTLAADIPRTESVYQVMVEIAMKEVYINVPKVLLDLVVIDLSENRFSGLIPEKYGNLTALHVLNMSHNALTGEIPHELSHLTRLESLDLSWNMLSGEIPPELAISLTSLEWLNLSYNNLSGRIPSGPQFSTFPSSTFQGNKRLYGCLLPVQCNLMTGPPPSKAPATTSVPPSSVSKSKSDKFEVIVLFLFIGSGVGVGFAATIVVLRQISNQGRWWGTKVASHICSEMVYIWSDVLRNRCVCVLMYY; from the exons ATGATGGTTGCTGTATTCTTCCTCCTACCACTAGTCCAAGTGCAATATTCACTTGGGTTTGGCATAAAGAACGCCACGACCACAAATCACGCCCCATTCCGATGCCTTGCACAAGAGGCTGCGGTGCTCCTCAAGATGAAGCTGTCCTTATCCTCGGTCGACTATGGTGAGCTACCGAAGCCGCTACCATCTTGGCAAGTCGGCACAGACTGCTGCCACAATTGGATGGGAGTCACTTGCGACCATGCTGGAAGAGTCATTGCCCTCAATTTATCTTTCCGCCTTGTTGGATTTCTTGCCAATGTCCCTATGGACATATCACGCCACAACAATTTGGTGTCTCTGGATTTGTCTGGCCACTCGTCGTTGATGCTCCCAGAACCGAGTTTTCAGACCATCATAGCAAACCTTAGCAGCCTGAAAGAGCTCCATCTTGATGGGGTGCTCATCTCTAGCACAGCAGCAGAGTGCTCCAAAGCTCTGGCCAAGTCTGTTTCCCAGCTTCAGATTCTTACCATGTCCATTTGTGGGCTGTCTGGTCCCATTGACAGTGCTTTATCAGGTCTTGGCTCCCTAACTGTGATTGACTTCAGGGGCAACAATATAACTTTCCCTGATTTCTTTGCTCACTTCCCCTTATTACGAGTCCTGTCGCTTGATGAAAACCATCTCAGCACATTCCCTCTGGGGATCCTCCAACTCAGGTATCTTGAGATTCTGAGTCTCTCAGATACAAACCTATCTGGATACATCCCTTATGATATCGGTAATCTTACATCTTTGACACAGCTGTACCTCGGTTATGGTAACATATTCTCGGGAAGACTGCCTGCTACAGTAAGCAACCTGACATCCCTGAGGAGATTAGAC TTGGAATCTATAGACCTCTCGTGCAATAATTTTACCG GACCAATTCATTTTGGTGACAAAGTAAAACTCATCAATCTGGAGTTCCTGGATCTGAGCTACAATTTACTCACTCAAACAATCCCTGGATGCTTGTTCACATATCCAGCATTGAAAGCACTAGACCTCAGAAGGAACCAATTTTCTGGAGTTCTGGAAGAAATTCCCAGTCCATCACGGACGCTGACCTGTGTAGACCTAAGTGGCAACCATTTGAGCGGACCAGTTCCCAGATCATTTGCTCGTTTCATGGCTCTCGAAATCCTGAATATTGACTACAACAACTTCTCTGGTACCTTGCACCTGTCTTCCTATTTTAGGCTAAGGAACCTCACATTGTTGTCAGCCTCCAACAATAAGTTACTCTCTGCAGCCTGGAATGCATCAG TGCAGCAAATACCTCAACTAGACACGCTAGACCTCTCATGCAATCACATTCAAGGGGAGATTCCTAGTTGGATATGGAAAAAGGTGGACAGCCTGAATCTCTCACATAACATGTTCACAGAAATTGCACAGCTCCCG CCGGGCCTGTACCTCATGCAAAAATGCCATCATGGTGATAACCTTCGCATACTTGACTTGTCCAACAACAATTTCAGTGGTCTACTCCCAACCTATCTTTTTAACTGCAACAGCTTGGCAGTACTAAGGCTCAGAGAAAATAACCTTACTGGGGCATGGCCAGATAGTATTAAGAAGGGATGCACCTTACGATTAATCGATATGCACGGTAATCAGATAACAGGGCGAATGCCAAGATCCCTGACCAACTGCCAAGGATTAGAGTTCCTTGATGTTGGTAAAAACTCCATTGTTGATTCTTTTCCCTTTTGGCTGGGAGAGCTACATGACCTTTTCGTACTAGTCCTAAGAACAAATCTATTGCATGGTACATTTTTTAATCTGAAGGAGAAGGAGAACTTGACTACCAACCATTTTCAGAATCTGCAAATCATTGATCTTGCACAGAACAACTTTGATGGGGCTTTGCCTGAGAATCTGTTTAAGAACTCGAGGCCGATGACCAATCCCACAATAATAGGTGACTCCACATTAGCTGCTGACATACCAAGGACAGAGTCGGTTTACCAAGTTATGGTTGAAATTGCAATGAAAGAGGTGTACATCAACGTGCCTAAGGTCCTGCTCGACTTGGTGGTAATTGACCTATCAGAAAACCGATTCAGTGGCCTCATCCCTGAGAAATATGGCAACCTGACGGCACTGCATGTGCTCAACATGTCGCATAATGCCCTGACTGGAGAGATCCCACATGAACTCAGCCACCTCACTCGCCTTGAGTCGCTCGATCTGTCATGGAACATGCTCTCCGGGGAAATTCCACCAGAGCTGGCGATCTCTTTGACATCCCTTGAGTGGTTAAACCTATCATACAACAATCTGAGCGGGAGGATACCATCAGGTCCGCAATTCTCGACTTTTCCAAGTAGCACTTTTCAGGGCAACAAAAGACTGTATGGCTGTCTGCTCCCTGTGCAATGCAACCTGATGACAGGTCCACCGCCATCGAAGGCTCCCGCAACGACATCGGTGCCTCCTTCCTCGGTGTCCAAATCCAAGAGTGACAAGTTTGAGGTCATCG